The proteins below come from a single Spiroplasma endosymbiont of Atherix ibis genomic window:
- the rpoE gene encoding DNA-directed RNA polymerase subunit delta: MNKLSPINLTYDYLNECKDSASFEDIWNTISKDISGDNDSKNEIIAELYSDLVLDNRFALTSDGKWGLREYLKFDDVKKQYEYVDKFETTEEFGDLEPESILGLDTYDEDTTEGVGKMKNLLNLNTDDDSIDSTIDDDDDEEDY, from the coding sequence ATGAACAAACTATCACCAATTAATTTGACTTATGATTACTTAAATGAATGCAAAGACAGTGCTTCATTTGAAGATATCTGAAATACAATTTCAAAAGACATAAGTGGAGATAATGATAGCAAAAATGAAATAATAGCTGAACTTTATAGTGATTTAGTTTTAGATAATAGATTTGCATTAACATCAGATGGTAAATGAGGTTTAAGAGAATATCTTAAATTTGATGATGTTAAAAAGCAATATGAATATGTTGATAAATTTGAAACAACAGAAGAGTTTGGAGATCTAGAACCTGAATCTATACTTGGTTTAGATACATATGATGAAGATACAACTGAAGGTGTTGGAAAAATGAAAAATCTATTAAATCTAAATACAGATGATGATTCAATAGATTCAACTATAGATGACGATGATGATGAGGAAGATTATTAA
- a CDS encoding HD domain-containing protein, whose protein sequence is MEKFIRDNVHGEIYIEDKVFLELIDTDEFQRLRRIIQLGGGQFVFPSANHTRFSHCIGVYHVICKFLENEKINKHISDKDKRVLKIAGLLHDIGHGPFSHTFETISSISHEQYSVDLIKGDTQINKVLLNNGVDPKEVVSVIEGNHKNKVVNLLVSSQLDADRLDYLQRDSIGAGVNYSKPDIDWIIRNATIQEDKIVFASKSLNAIENFLLGRYHMFKQVYEHKISTAFDNTFKMWFKRFKDLYIAGFKFKNSQIVELFREVFEKKTMPLDKYIFLDDYTMFDIFKILKKENDEILMDLSNRLLNRKFLKVSYDMTEKDFNKLKSEFKGETKYYFDCVEIKNVFIYKDSIGKKDENIYILKNDKLNNLKELSEILNIDWEKNVKKVYIFPNV, encoded by the coding sequence ATGGAGAAATTTATAAGAGATAATGTTCATGGAGAAATTTATATAGAGGATAAAGTTTTCCTAGAATTAATTGATACAGATGAGTTTCAAAGATTGAGAAGAATAATTCAACTTGGAGGAGGACAATTTGTTTTCCCAAGTGCAAATCATACAAGATTTTCACATTGTATTGGTGTTTATCATGTTATTTGCAAATTTCTTGAAAATGAAAAAATAAATAAACATATTTCAGATAAAGATAAAAGAGTATTAAAAATAGCAGGTTTACTTCATGATATAGGTCATGGACCTTTTTCTCATACATTTGAAACTATTTCATCAATAAGTCATGAACAATACAGTGTAGATTTAATAAAAGGTGATACTCAAATAAATAAAGTATTATTAAATAATGGAGTTGACCCAAAAGAAGTTGTTTCTGTAATTGAAGGAAATCACAAAAATAAAGTTGTTAATTTATTAGTATCTAGTCAACTTGATGCAGATAGATTAGATTATCTTCAAAGAGATTCAATTGGTGCTGGTGTTAATTATTCTAAACCTGATATTGACTGAATAATTAGAAATGCAACAATTCAAGAAGATAAAATAGTTTTTGCAAGTAAATCTTTAAATGCAATAGAAAATTTTTTATTAGGTAGATATCATATGTTTAAACAAGTCTATGAGCATAAAATTTCTACTGCTTTCGATAATACTTTTAAAATGTGATTTAAGAGATTTAAAGATCTTTATATAGCAGGGTTTAAATTTAAAAATTCACAAATTGTAGAATTATTTAGAGAAGTATTTGAAAAGAAAACAATGCCTTTAGATAAATATATATTTTTAGACGATTATACTATGTTTGATATATTTAAAATCTTAAAAAAAGAAAATGATGAAATACTAATGGATTTATCAAATAGATTATTAAATAGAAAATTTTTAAAAGTTTCATATGATATGACAGAAAAAGATTTTAATAAATTAAAATCTGAATTTAAAGGAGAAACCAAGTATTATTTTGATTGTGTAGAAATAAAAAATGTATTTATTTATAAAGATAGCATTGGCAAAAAAGATGAAAACATTTATATTTTAAAAAATGATAAATTAAATAATCTTAAGGAATTATCAGAAATTTTAAATATTGATTGAGAAAAGAATGTAAAAAAAGTTTATATTTTTCCCAATGTATAA
- the gltX gene encoding glutamate--tRNA ligase: MNKFRLRYAPSPTGFLHIGNTRTALMNYLFARHYGGDFILRIEDTDIERNVDGAIESQFDNMQWLGIIPDESFRNPKDNYGKYMQSQKFEVYREYANKLVENKMAYKCYCTSEELEKDRELQLAKGILAPRYNRKCLLNKIEDDSKPFNIRFKVTENKIYKINDIVRGNVEFNSKEIGDFVILKSNGIATFNFAVVIDDYDMKITYVVRGEEHISNTPRQCMIYEAFGWKEPIFCHLTLIVDETKKKLSKRSGNAMFFISQYREQGYLPEAIFNYISLLGWSPNSEQEIFSKEDLIKIFDEKRFSKSPSTFDMVKMKWINSQWIKNMSEQDYVKFVINFVDQNKFNLKNKYEIWINSVLLLFKKELEYGLQINDHLDIFFDKKIDIKTKETLKEFGNLKEMMSFLAKEIENIKDFTEENIKKLIKETGNKFEKKGRELFMPVRIYTTLSEHGPELAKTIYLIGKDKILVNINSFK, translated from the coding sequence ATTTAGACTTAGATATGCACCAAGTCCAACAGGATTTTTACATATTGGAAATACAAGAACAGCATTAATGAATTATTTATTTGCAAGGCATTATGGTGGAGATTTTATTTTAAGAATTGAAGATACTGATATAGAGCGAAATGTAGATGGAGCAATTGAATCACAATTTGATAATATGCAATGATTAGGAATAATTCCTGATGAGTCATTTAGAAATCCAAAAGATAATTATGGTAAATATATGCAATCTCAAAAATTTGAAGTGTACAGAGAATATGCGAATAAGTTAGTAGAAAATAAAATGGCTTATAAATGTTATTGTACTTCTGAAGAATTAGAAAAAGATCGTGAGTTACAATTAGCAAAAGGAATTTTAGCACCTCGATATAATAGAAAATGTTTATTAAATAAAATTGAAGATGATTCAAAACCATTTAATATTAGATTTAAAGTTACTGAAAATAAAATTTATAAAATAAATGATATTGTTCGAGGAAATGTAGAATTTAATTCAAAAGAAATAGGAGATTTTGTAATATTAAAATCAAATGGAATTGCAACATTTAATTTTGCTGTTGTAATTGATGATTATGATATGAAAATTACCTATGTTGTAAGAGGTGAAGAACATATTTCAAATACTCCAAGACAATGTATGATTTATGAAGCTTTTGGTTGAAAAGAACCTATCTTTTGTCATTTGACTTTAATTGTTGATGAAACTAAGAAAAAACTTTCAAAAAGAAGTGGCAATGCAATGTTTTTTATTTCTCAATACAGAGAGCAAGGATATCTTCCAGAAGCAATTTTTAACTATATTTCATTATTAGGGTGAAGTCCTAATAGTGAACAAGAAATTTTCTCAAAAGAGGATTTAATAAAAATTTTTGATGAGAAAAGATTTTCTAAATCACCAAGTACATTTGATATGGTAAAAATGAAATGAATTAATAGTCAGTGAATTAAAAATATGTCTGAACAAGATTATGTAAAATTTGTAATTAATTTTGTTGATCAAAATAAGTTTAATTTAAAAAATAAATATGAAATATGAATAAATTCAGTTTTATTACTATTTAAAAAAGAATTAGAATATGGTTTGCAAATAAATGATCATTTGGATATATTCTTTGATAAAAAAATAGATATAAAAACTAAAGAAACTTTAAAAGAATTTGGAAATTTAAAGGAAATGATGTCTTTTTTAGCAAAAGAAATAGAAAATATTAAGGATTTTACAGAAGAAAATATTAAAAAATTAATTAAAGAAACTGGTAATAAATTTGAAAAAAAAGGTAGAGAATTATTTATGCCAGTAAGAATTTATACAACTTTAAGTGAACATGGTCCTGAATTAGCAAAAACAATTTATTTAATTGGTAAAGATAAAATTTTAGTTAATATAAATAGCTTTAAGTAA
- the fba gene encoding class II fructose-1,6-bisphosphate aldolase — MSRIYHSKLVNATKMVKEAHTNKYAIGHFNINNLEWTKAILEAAQESKTPVIIATSEGALKYMGGVKVVVGMVNGLLESLNITVPVALHLDHGQSIEVAKKCIEAGYSSVMFDGSHLPYEENIAKVKELMEFANAHEVSVEAEIGSIGGEEDGVVGEGELGDPKQAAEMATTGISMLAAGIGNIHGKYPEWWKSLSFDTLEELQAACKLPMVLHGGSGIPQDQVEKSIKLGISKINVNTELQLSFRDATREYIEAKKDLDDEAKGFDPRKLLAPGFKALKQTFLDLTKVFGCQGKAK, encoded by the coding sequence ATGTCAAGAATTTATCATTCAAAATTAGTGAATGCTACAAAAATGGTTAAAGAAGCACATACAAATAAATATGCTATTGGGCATTTTAATATTAATAACTTAGAATGAACTAAAGCAATTTTAGAAGCAGCTCAGGAATCAAAAACACCTGTTATTATTGCTACTTCAGAAGGAGCTTTAAAATATATGGGAGGAGTTAAAGTTGTTGTTGGTATGGTTAATGGTCTATTAGAGTCATTAAATATTACTGTACCAGTTGCTTTACACTTAGATCATGGTCAATCAATTGAGGTTGCTAAAAAATGTATAGAAGCAGGATATTCATCAGTTATGTTTGATGGATCACATTTACCATATGAAGAAAATATTGCAAAAGTTAAAGAATTAATGGAATTTGCAAACGCTCATGAAGTATCAGTTGAAGCTGAAATTGGTTCAATTGGTGGAGAAGAAGATGGTGTTGTAGGTGAAGGTGAATTAGGAGATCCAAAGCAAGCAGCTGAAATGGCAACTACAGGAATATCAATGTTAGCTGCTGGAATTGGAAATATTCATGGTAAATACCCAGAATGATGAAAATCATTATCATTTGATACACTAGAAGAATTACAAGCAGCGTGCAAATTACCAATGGTATTACATGGAGGATCAGGAATTCCTCAAGATCAAGTTGAAAAATCTATTAAATTAGGAATATCAAAAATTAATGTTAATACTGAATTACAATTATCATTTAGAGATGCTACAAGAGAATATATTGAAGCTAAGAAAGACTTAGATGATGAAGCAAAAGGATTTGATCCTCGTAAATTACTTGCACCAGGATTTAAAGCTTTAAAACAAACTTTTTTAGATTTAACAAAAGTGTTTGGTTGCCAAGGTAAAGCAAAATAA
- a CDS encoding CTP synthase, giving the protein MTKHIFITGGVVSGLGKGITGSSLGVLLKNSGLKIFMQKFDPYLNIDPGTINPIEHGEVYVTDDGEETDLDLGHYERFIDVNLSKNSSTSAGRIYYETLEKERNGKYGGKTVQVIPHITNEIKQKIYKAEIESKADVVITEIGGTVGDIESQPFLEALRQVRMEKGKENVMFIHVALLPYLKVSGEFKTKPIQHSVKELLSLGIQPDVIVARSEMEFNQKLKDKISLLCSIPVENVIECPDSDSIYKVPLIIEKGSLHKIVAKQLNLKLKETKLEDWKKLVNNIDNSKDILKVHIVGKYVELSDAYLSVMESLKFAGYEINKKIKFIWVNARKLTEKNIESELSNAQGILVPGGFGEDGLEGKILAAKYARENNIAYLGICLGMQVACIEFARNILKLKDAHTTEINPDTKNPIIDIMEGKNRENIGGTLRLGRYITSLKEGTLAHTLYKEKIAIERHRHRYEFNNQFRKAFEEKGIIFSGLFLEQDLVEIIEYPKNDFFIACQYHPEFTSRPNRPNPLFMGFINAINKK; this is encoded by the coding sequence ATGACAAAACATATTTTTATCACAGGAGGAGTAGTTTCTGGACTAGGAAAAGGTATTACTGGAAGTTCTCTTGGAGTACTTTTAAAAAATAGTGGATTAAAAATATTTATGCAAAAATTTGATCCATATTTAAATATTGATCCAGGTACTATAAATCCTATAGAACATGGAGAAGTTTATGTAACTGATGATGGGGAAGAAACTGATTTAGATTTAGGACATTATGAAAGATTTATAGATGTTAATTTATCAAAAAATTCTTCAACATCAGCTGGAAGAATTTATTATGAAACTTTAGAAAAAGAAAGAAATGGTAAGTATGGAGGAAAAACAGTACAAGTTATTCCTCATATTACTAATGAAATAAAACAAAAAATTTATAAAGCAGAAATTGAAAGTAAAGCTGATGTAGTTATTACAGAAATTGGGGGAACTGTTGGAGATATTGAATCTCAACCTTTTTTAGAAGCTTTAAGACAAGTTAGAATGGAAAAAGGTAAAGAAAATGTAATGTTTATTCATGTTGCATTATTACCATATTTAAAAGTTTCAGGAGAATTTAAAACAAAACCAATTCAACATTCAGTTAAAGAATTATTAAGTTTAGGAATACAACCAGATGTTATTGTTGCAAGAAGTGAAATGGAGTTTAATCAAAAATTAAAAGATAAAATATCACTACTTTGCAGTATTCCAGTAGAAAACGTTATTGAATGTCCAGATAGTGACTCTATTTATAAAGTACCTTTAATTATAGAAAAAGGTAGTTTGCATAAAATTGTTGCAAAACAATTAAATTTAAAGTTAAAAGAAACCAAATTAGAAGATTGAAAAAAATTAGTCAATAATATTGATAATTCAAAAGATATTCTTAAAGTTCATATTGTTGGAAAATATGTTGAATTAAGTGATGCTTATTTATCTGTAATGGAATCATTAAAATTTGCGGGATATGAAATTAATAAAAAAATAAAATTTATTTGAGTTAATGCTAGAAAACTTACAGAAAAAAATATTGAATCTGAATTATCAAATGCTCAAGGAATTTTAGTACCTGGAGGATTTGGCGAGGATGGTTTAGAAGGAAAAATTTTAGCAGCTAAATATGCAAGAGAAAATAATATTGCTTATTTAGGAATTTGTTTAGGTATGCAAGTAGCTTGTATTGAATTTGCAAGAAATATTTTAAAATTAAAAGATGCTCATACAACAGAAATTAACCCTGATACAAAAAATCCAATTATTGATATTATGGAAGGTAAAAATAGAGAAAATATTGGAGGAACATTGAGGTTAGGAAGATATATTACTTCTTTAAAAGAAGGCACTCTTGCACATACTCTTTATAAAGAAAAAATTGCTATTGAAAGACATAGACATAGATATGAATTTAATAATCAATTTAGAAAAGCTTTTGAAGAAAAAGGAATAATTTTTTCAGGTTTATTTTTAGAACAAGATTTAGTAGAAATTATTGAATATCCTAAAAATGATTTTTTTATAGCTTGTCAATATCACCCAGAATTTACATCAAGACCTAATAGACCAAATCCTTTATTTATGGGATTTATAAATGCGATTAACAAAAAATAA
- a CDS encoding helix-turn-helix domain-containing protein, protein MNLTVEEKVKIINDFKNSGVTATQFAPTRNVSVISLRNWVKRYEQGGIEALKTKYEK, encoded by the coding sequence ATGAACTTAACAGTTGAAGAAAAAGTAAAAATTATTAATGACTTTAAAAATAGTGGAGTTACTGCAACTCAATTTGCACCAACTAGAAATGTAAGTGTTATTTCTCTAAGAAATTGAGTTAAAAGATACGAACAAGGTGGAATTGAAGCTCTTAAAACTAAATATGAAAAATAG